A genomic stretch from Psilocybe cubensis strain MGC-MH-2018 chromosome 1, whole genome shotgun sequence includes:
- a CDS encoding Porphobilinogen deaminase: MPRTFTLASRASQLAQIQTNIVLANLQEQFPPSADGSTPNFATSFMATAGDKNQSQALYLIGGKALWTKELEVALKEGHVDMLIHSLKDVPTTLPEGCLLGAILEREDPVDSLVVKQGENWKTLDDLPAGSVVGTSSVRRVAQLKRKYPHLKFLDVRGNLNTRFAKLDAPDGPYAALILAKAGIVRLEMGDRISSDVGPPTLYHAVSQGALGVEIRSDDTEALELCKKLTHRETSWRCSAERACLRVLEGGCSVPVGIFSKLVAEEGGELLTITGCITGLDGKEHVEQTVSEKVASQEDAENVGVKLAKLLIETGGKKILDDINVDRERRVGEAKAADEVAAAS; this comes from the exons ATGCCTCGGACGTTCACTTTGGCCTCTAGAGCCTCCCAGCTGGCCCAGATCCAGACCAACATTGTCCTTGCAAATCTCCAGGAACAATTTCCACCTTCTGCGGATGGCTCGACGCCCAACTTTGCTACATCGTTTATGGCCACTGCTGGTGACAAAAATCAGTCCCAAGCTCTATATCTGATCGGTGGAAAGGCTCTTTGGACCAAGGAGCTCGAAGTCGCGTTGAAAGAGGGGCATGTCGATATGCTCATCCATTCTTTGAAAGACGTTCCTACTACTCTGCCGGAAGGATGCCTCTTGGGCGCTATCCTCGAGAGAGAGGATCCAGTTGACAGCTTGGTGGTCAAGCAGGGCGAAAATTGGAAGACACTTGATGACCTACCTGCTGGAAGTGTCGTTGGCACCAGCAGTGTCCGAAGAGTCGCGCAATTGAAGCGCAAATACCCTCATCTTAAATTCTTGGACGTC CGTGGAAACTT GAATACGCGCTTTGCGAAATTGGATGCACCAGATGGTCCTTATGCCGCCCTTATTTTGGCTAAAGCAGGCATCGTTCGCTTAGAAATGGGCGACCGTATTTCTTCTGACGTCGGGCCACCTACATTATACCATGCAGTCTCACAAGGTGCCCTGGGCGTCGAGATCCGTAGTGATGATACAGAAGCACTCGAATTGTGCAAGAAGCTCACTCATCGTGAAACCTCGTGGAGATGTTCCGCTGAAAGGGCATGCCTTCGAGTTCTCGAAGGTGGTTGTAGTGTGCCTGTCGGGATATTCAGCAAGCTCGTTGCTGAGGAAGGTGGAGAGCTTCTTACCATAACTGGCTGTATCACTGGCCTCGATGGGAAGGAACATGTCGAGCAGACGGTGTCGGAGAAGGTCGCGTCTCAGGAAGACGCAGAGAATGTTGGAGTAAAATTGGCCAAACTTCTGATAGAAACCGGGGGCAAGAAGATTTTGGACGACATCAATGTCGACCGGGAACGACGAGTTGGTGAGGCAAAGGCTGCAGACGAGGTAGCTGCAGCATCCTAA
- a CDS encoding Ubiquitin-conjugating enzyme E2 W: MGESLYEGEVYTLQFRFDPQYPISSPAVQFVVGEGKESPIHPHVYSNGHICASILGNEWSPVLSVIAVCVTLQSMLASCKKKERPVDNDRYVKNAPENPKKTVFHYDDDT, translated from the exons ATGGGTGAATCTTTGTACGAG GGAGAAGTCTATACCCTCCAGTTTAGATTTGATCCCCAGTATCCAATATCATCACCGGCTGTTCAGTTTGTTGTGGGAGAAGGCAAAGAGTCACCTATTCATCCA CACGTCTATTCTAATGGCCAT ATTTGTGCATCCATCCTTGGTAATGAATGGTCGCCCGTTCTCAGCGTCATTGCGGTCTGCGTAACGCTTCAGAGTATGCTGGCGTCGTGCAAG AAAAAAGAACG ACCTGTTGATAATGACCGTTATGTTAAAAATGCACCTGAGAATCCAAAGAAG ACTGTTTTTCACTACGATG ATGATACGTAA
- a CDS encoding NifU-like protein 4, mitochondrial, with protein sequence MFIQTETTPNDDSLKFIPGVPVMGEEGTAEFLNAKSAFASPLALNLMGIQGVTTVFYGPDFITVSKDSESHWRVLKPEIFSLLMEYFSSGKPLFTSQEDRERAGPQDTRILDTDSETVAMIKELLETRVRPAIMEDGGDIEYRGFDEDGTGLVKVKLKGSCRGCDSSTVTLKSGIERMLMHYIPEVKGVEQVLDPEEEIALSEFSKLEKKLESQQKEAKHAR encoded by the exons ATGTTCATCCAAACTGAAACGACGCCGAACGATGACTCTCTGAAATTCATCCCGGGGGTTCCGGTCATGGGTGAAGAAGGCACCGCAGAATTTCTCAATGCAAAGTCTGCTTTTGCGTCACCGCTGGCCCTGAACCTCATGGGAATTCAGGGCGTGACTACTGTGTTCTACGGTCCCGATTTCATTActgtatcaaaagattctGAAAGTCACTGGCGGGTGCTAAAGCCGGAGATCTTCTCTCTTTTGATGGAATATTTCTCTTCTGGGAAACCTCTTTTCACAAGTCAGGAGGACAGAGAGAGAGCCGGACCGCAAGATACTCGCATTTTGGACACAGATTCTGAGACTGTGGCCATGATCAAAGAATTGCTGGAGACTAGAGTCCGACCGGCTATTATGGAAGACGGAGGAGATATCGAATACCGTGGGTTCGATGAAGACGGGACCGGACTGGTAAAGGTGAAACTCAAGGGAAGCTGCAGAGGCTGCGACTCTAGCACAGTCACTCTAAAAAGCGGTATTGAACGAATGCTTATGCACTACATCCCGGAGGTGAAGGGCGTGGAACAG GTTCTGGACCCAGAAGAAGAGATTGCACTTAGTGAATTCTCAAAACTGGAGAAGAAACTAGAGTCTCAGCAAAAAGAGGCCAAACACGCCAGGTAA
- a CDS encoding UDP-glycosyltransferase TURAN encodes MRSAAILVLGDIGRSPRMMYHAQSFAENDFTTDIIGYGGSKPIPSLERLPKVRIRHIPELPKILHRLPFLLLAPLKVMHQVINILLCLLVWIEIPPEFIVVQNPPSIPTLALVQLVGRMRGSKIIIDWHNLGYTILAMRLGSTHKLVKIAKWFEATFGYSAYAHLFVTRAMRDHLVEEWDLQGHKIVLYDRPPQSFHRSSVQETHELFQKLHPALSLNNDLQNFLPDASPPYSTYMTQTSTRLTSPTGFPITQTVTTYTNVEMPKLRPDRPAIVVSSTSWTPDEDFGILLDALKIYNARAEEIFKAKTTKPKLQLPKLLVILTGKGPLRDKYMKEVGVLQKSWKWVRCISIWLEAKDYPILLGAADLGVCLHSSSSALDLPMKVVDMFGCGLPVCALDFACLNELVKNGKNGLIFKTSLELASQFERLFTSFPNAPQLALLASSLANLSGSPSTPTNPHIPKPHSKLDHDADSWHWSTWEENWGRKMRPLILSDVNL; translated from the exons ATGCGCTCAGCGGCCATTCTAGTCCTAGGTGACATAGGGCGCAGTCCCAGGATGATGTACCACGCCCAAAGCTTTGCAGAGAATGACTTCACAACTGACATTATTGGATATGGCG GATCCAAGCCAATTCCATCTCTAGAACGCTTGCCAAAAGTCCGAATCCGACACATTCCCGAACTGCCCAAAATACTGCACAGGCTACCATTCCTCCTATTGGCCCCACTTAAAGTTATGCATCAAGTTATTAACATACTCCTCTGCCTTTTGGTATGGATTGAGATACCCCCCGAATTTATCGTCGTACAA AACCCCCCCAGTATACCCACGCTGGCACTTGTTCAGTTAGTCGGAAGAATGCGCGGTAGCAAAATTATCATCGACTGGCATAACCTCGGTTACACCATCCTTGCGATGCGTCTCGGAAGCACCCATAAACTTGTCAAAATTGCCAAATG GTTTGAAGCAACCTTCGGATATTCTGCGTATGCACATTTATTTGTTACTCGTGCCATGCGAGATCATTTGGTCGAAGAGTGGGATTTGCA AGGACACAAAATTGTATTGTACGACCGCCCACCACAAAGCTTCCATCGCTCTTCTGTTCAGGAAACCCACGAG TTGTTCCAAAAACTCCACCCAGCTTTGTCTTTGAACAATGATTTACAAAATTTTCTGCCTGACGCTTCTCCTCCCTATTCGACGTATATGACCCAAACAAGTACTCGGCTTACTTCTCCAACAGGGTTTCCTATCACTCAGACTGTCACAACATACACAAATGTAGAAATGCCTAAACTGAGGCCAGACAGACCCGCCATTGTCGTATCAAGTACCTCATGGACTCCTGACGAAGACTTCGGTATATTGCTAGACGCTCTGAAAATTTACAACGCTCGCGCAGAAGAAATTTTTAAAGCCAAAACGACCAAGCCAAAATTACAGCTACCAAAGCTCTTAGTGATCTTGACAGGAAAAGGACCTCTGAGGGATAAATATATGAAGGAGGTGGGAGTGTTGCAGAAATCATGGAAGTGGGTACGATGCATAAGTATATGGCTCGAGGCAAAAGACTACCCGATCTTGTTAG GAGCCGCTGACCTGGGCGTTTGTCTGCATTCCAGTTCTTCGGCGCTTGATTTGCCTATGAAAGTCGTTGATATGTTTGGATGTGGGCTCCCAGTGTGTGCACTCGATTTTGCATG CTTGAACGAACTTGTCAAAAATGGCAAAAATGGTCTCATTTTCAAAACTTCTTTGGAACTAGCGTCCCAATTTGAG CGTCTGTTTACTTCGTTTCCCAACGCTCCTCAACTGGCGCTTTTGGCATCATCCCTAGCAAATTTATCTGGGTCGCCGTCAACCCCGACAAATCCCCACATCCCCAAACCTCATTCCAAGCTAGACCATGATGCTGATAGCTGGCACTGGAGTACATGGGAAGAGAATTGGGGACGGAAAATGAGACCTCTGATTCTCAGCGATGTCAACCTGTAA
- a CDS encoding Ribosome maturation protein SBDS, producing MPQLRQPSNQIKLTNISIVRLKKGGKRFEIACYKNKVQEYRNGVETNLDDVLQVNNVFVNVSKGEVAKSGDLQKAFGKVDVSEVVQEILKKGELQVGEKERDHDLETLRKEIATLVAEKCVDPATQRPYPVGMIEKAMAEAGYSIKQNKNAKSQVSECIKLLQSDSNLPIQRARMRIKVAMPTTDADKLRQKILEAAEKVEHDETGQLDWEVTMLIDPGQFRVINELLQKECKGRGRLETLSFAATANTPATSSD from the exons ATGCCTCAACTCCGTCAGCCGTCTAATCAGATCAA ATTGACGAATATCTCAATAGTACGCCTAAAGAAAGGAGGGAAAAGATTTGAA ATCGCGTGTTACAAGAACAAAGTGCAGGAATACAGAAACGGAGT CGAAACCAATCTAGATGACGTTTTACAAGTCAACAATGTTTTTGTGAACGTCTCAAAGGGAGAAGTTGCCAAGAGTGGAGATCTACAGAAAGCTTTCGGCAAGGTTGATGTTTCTGAAGTCGTTCAAGAG ATTCTGAAAAAAGGCGAACTTCAAGTCGGCGAAAAGGAACGAGATCACGATTTGGAAACCCTACGAAAAGAGATCGCTACGCTCGTGGCAGAGAAATGTGTAGATCCGGCCACCCAACGACCGTACCCAGTTGGAATGATCGAAAAGGCGATGGCAGAGGCGGGATATAGCATCAAGCAAAATAAGAACGCCAAGAGTCAGGTATCTGAATGCATCAAGCTATTGCAAAGTGATTCAAATCTTCCCATTCAACGAGCACGCATGAGGATCAAAGTCGCAATGCCAACCACCGACGCTGACAAGCTCCGCCAAAAAATACTCGAAGCCGCTGAAAAGGTGGAACATGATGAAACAGGACAGTTGGATTGGGAAGTA ACGATGCTGATCGATCCAGGCCAATTCCGTGTCATCAATGAACTACTTCAGAAGGAATGTAAAGGCAGAGGTCGCCTTGAGACCTTGTCGTTCGCTGCCACCGCCAATACCCCTGCCACAAGTTCAGATTGA
- a CDS encoding Protein hob1, translated as MKGIGKALSRTPFAVTSKIGMAKRSVDPEFDDYQRHFASLEQAAEKIIKDTKAFTEAVTNLFTAGAGFATHFTVIFQPIAGEYDLIGKHPEAAHTIRNVTKYETAMQELRELIGPELELIETRISGPAKELQSVMKLIRKTITKRDHKLTDYDRFNNSLTKLRDKKDKSLSDEKNLFKLEQDFEVATNEYEYINNALKQDFPRFMMLATQFIDPLFNSFFYMQLNIYYLLLEKMHSFADESKYDVSNVPGAQIAQEYEEKRTDAWSVIENLGIIKRIVSVSRLVQQSRAQNSQTSLGRSATTSTTASPSSSLRAGAPPTRSVSGASSYTKAAPPPPSSFQAAAPPPYTPSSSAGASAAATKRAPPPPPPLKPKPKAAPEVKYVVALYDFTAQADGDLSFNAGDRIELVEKAESAEDWWTGRLNGVQGVFPGNYVQET; from the exons ATGAAGGGAATCGGAAAGGCGCTGTCGCG AACGCCGTTCGCTGTTACCAGCAAGATTGGCATGGCAAAGA GGTCTGTTGATCCCGAGTTCGACGATTACCAGCGCCATTTCGCTTCTCTCGAGCAAGCTGCTGAGAAAATTATCAAGGATACCAAAGCATTTACAGAGGCTGTCACAA ATCTCTTCACAGCCGGGGCCGGCTTTGCAACTCATTTCACTGTTATCTTTCAACCTATTGCTGGGGAATACGATCTCATCGGAAAACATCCAGAGGCTGCACATACCATTCGTAATGTTACCAAATACGAGACCGCTATGCAGGAATTGCGAGAACTTATCGGTCCCGAGTTGGAGTTGATAGAGACTAGGATCTCTGGCCCTGCGAAGGAGCTCCAGTCAGTGATGAAGCTTATTCGTAAAACCATCACAAAACGAGATCACAAG TTGACTGACTATGATCGCTTCAATAATTCCTTGACGAAACTGAGGGACAAAAAGGATAAGTCATTGAGCGACGAGAAGAACTTGTTCAAG TTGGAACAAGACTTTGAAGTTGCCACCAATGAATATGAGTATATCAACAATGCATTAAAGCAGGATTTCCCTCGTTTCATGATGCTTGCGACCCAATTTATTGATCCACTATTCAACTCTTTCTTTTATATGCA ACTCAACATCTATTATTTGCTTTTGGAAAAAATGCACAGTTTTGCGGATGAGAGCAAATACGATGTATCAAATGTACCTGGTGCCCAAATCGCTCAAGAGTACGAAGAAAAACGCACAGATGCATGGAGTGTCATCGAGAACCTTGGTATCATCAAGCGCATCGTCTCAGTTT CAAGACTTGTACAACAATCTCGAGCGCAGAACAGCCAGACAAGCCTTGGCCGGTCTGCGACGACATCGACGACTGCCTCTCCATCCTCTAGTCTGAGAGCAGGTGCACCTCCCACACGGTCTGTATCTGGGGCATCCTCGTACACAAAGGccgcaccaccacctcccagTTCGTTCCAAGCTGCGGCACCCCCGCCATATACCCCCTCTTCAAGCGCAGGAGCTAGTGCTGCTGCGACGAAAAGGGCACCGCCACCTCCGCCACCATTgaagcccaagcccaaggCAGCGCCCGAAGTAAAATACGTGGTCGCACTGTACGATTTTACGGCCCAG GCGGACGGCGATCTGTCGTTCAATGCGGGTGACAGAATTGAACTGGTGGAAAAGGCAGAGAGCGCTGAAGACTGGTGGACTGGACGGCTAAACGGAGTGCAAGGAGTGTTCCCCG GAAACTATGTGCAGGAGACATAA
- a CDS encoding Iron-sulfur assembly protein 1 has protein sequence MSALRPGPTHRSPPALPDSPPVPIPAERSLSPDAAAPQTAAPPPPVPKAEKPRPKIRSTKAALTITKDAVLRLRNLLNSPTPQLIRIGVRNKGCAGLSYHLEYVEKPGKFDEVVSQDGIQVLIDSKALFSIIGSEMDWKEDSLSSKFVFKNPNIKDACGCGESFNVAS, from the exons ATGTCCGCCCTGCGTCCAGGCCCCACTCACCGCTCCCCACCGGCACTGCCCGACTCGCCTCCAGTGCCCATACCAGCAGAGCGCTCCCTCTCTCCAGACGCAGCAGCTCCCCAGACAGCagctcctccgcctccggTTCCCAAAGCGGAGAAACCGAGACCCAAGATCCGCTCAACCAAGGCAGCACTGACCATT ACCAAAGACGCTGTCCTACGCCTTCGCAACCTTCTTAACAGCCCAACACCGCAACTCATTAGAATAGGTGTCCGGAACAAGGGATGTGCGGGGCTGTCGTATCATCTGGAATATGTCGAAAAGCCGGGTAAATTCGACGAAGTAGTGTCGCAGGACGGCATTCAGGTTCTCATCGACTCAAAGGCTCTCTTCTCAATAATTGGGAGTGAGATGGATTGGAAGGAGGACTCACTAAG TTCCAAGTTTGTCTTTAAAAATCCTAACATCAAGGACGCATGCGGATGCGGGGAGTCCTTTAATGTCGCCTCATGA
- a CDS encoding Receptor-type tyrosine-protein phosphatase V: protein MDSFAQAIADRFKQSAILSVPPPPDPARPNVFPAIDPASLDDWLTDPTALILDIRPHAAFSAARIPHAISLSVPSTLLKRPLFSLQRLSAMLPSSAARNRFSAWAAASRILVYDADSSSVPDSSNIAGLLRKFKADGFQRDLVWLKGGFHALWRDRRDLIDTSPPTPDNEHDDDDDESASSDPKSSLLKTRHLPMAAFSLSSTTVHSSPRFNTSAAGAPSAPKFVQPSSGLLPAAISAPTNSHPAFNPFFDTIRQNTELSHGITDRIPLRLPKRVRRRIHELPFPWLQDIARRAANAPHHHGSYSDSTSSESEDDEGATQADIEEGKEALAMQFFKIELSEQRRMMGIMEHHSRESGQVSQMASSSHTSNPFPYSITAGVEKGAKNRYRHIWPFEHARVRLHQKKETDDDYINASYIQPLGTTKRYIATQGPLPATFTDFWTLCWEQNVHVIVMLTREVEGAMVKCGAYWSDTVFGPLRLRLVSTEGLPSVDERPTTAGFFSQHSSLSVQPPSRVTSQRRFPHSAGSQRRYRHHHYHNKSSETVKRIFELTHTGYPEAKPRRIVHLQYLEWPDMNVPEDPRGVLGLVKQVEEAVRETQMDDQPSEPKKRRKGSNQVSLTDIDEKTGVAMHTLGGNNPVLLHCSAGVGRTGGFIAVDAILDAIRREVRNARTGDAMDVAPDSHKATTISEKTATLDLTNRQGSGEPTTEESRTIHVRMATPMQVDHPDQFENEAADATMSSSGTMQWAENVRDETGIVGSSNGPSQTTEECRFPSSSNLSFSTPESSNLAGASETPHKHGSYYYNPSSSLGTSVSGSSSYFKAHPQHQFTSDLLQASFNHQKPSASEQRHRTISAPPVHSTSATLGRYHRDIVRSLVSSPSPLHLKKGSSDLPDLSNSRVETVVKPFALSLDLMSSPSKSLSSLHPPMSSDAESPPSRSQSPSADEASFKFKSSKKASSPVNGSTSTCKVTPPDGQPKTFDYKEPRPLHEDYTPPPLTTFDDPIWEVVQDMREQRMSLCQSLRQYVFVHAAIIEGSLMVLDEEKEAAEGLIPPSRKTSKPATPTATSSSADVPQTPRSSTSASRSPKSSPSRRQNSHPYSHELASIASSSSISIGKRGASPTELPKENKEGDLMLSKRPSVKRKQRSGDDLNVVDDARYHPVPVRVTSSVLHMGGVSAPSARAMPP, encoded by the exons ATGGACTCCTTTGCACAGGCGATTGCAGACAGATTCAAGCAGTCCGCCATCCTCTCTGTCCCGCCCCCGCCCGACCCCGCCCGACCCAATGTCTTCCCCGCCATCGACCCCGCCTCTCTCGACGACTGGCTCACCGACCCCACCGCCCTCATCCTCGACATCCGTCCCCATGCTGCCTTCTCCGCCGCCCGCATCCCCCACGCCATCTCCCTCTCCGTGCCCTCCACCCTCCTAAAGCGCCCTCTCTTCTCCCTCCAACGTCTCTCAGCCATGCTTCCCTCCAGTGCTGCTCGCAACCGCTTCTCCGCATGGGCCGCCGCCTCCCGCATTCTCGTCTACGACGCTGACTCTTCCTCTGTCCCAGACTCCTCCAATATTGCCGGCCTCCTCCGCAAGTTCAAGGCAGATGGTTTCCAGCGCGACCTCGTCTGGCTCAAAGGCGGCTTCCATGCCCTCTGGCGCGACAGGCGCGATCTCATAGACACAAGTCCTCCCACCCCCGACAATGAGcatgacgacgatgacgatgaaagcGCCTCCAGTGACCCCAAGTCATCTCTGCTCAAGACTCGCCACCTTCCCATGGCAGCcttttccctctcctccactACAGTTCACAGTTCGCCCCGTTTTAATACCTCCGCCGCAGGTGCCCCTTCGGCGCCCAAGTTCGTTCAGCCTTCGTCGGGCTTGCTTCCTGCTGCCATCTCCGCACCTACTAACTCCCATCCCGCTTTCAATCCCTTTTTCGACACCATTCGCCAGAACACTGAGCTTTCTCACGGTATCACAGATCGCATTCCTCTGCGCCTTCCAAAGCGGGTCCGGCGCCGTATACATGAACTCCCTTTTCCCTGGCTGCAGGATATTGCACGCAGAGCCGCTAATGCTCCCCATCATCACGGATCATACAGTGATTCCACCTCCTCTGAAtccgaagacgacgagggTGCTACTCAGGCTGATATTGAAGAGGGCAAGGAGGCCCTTGCCATGCAATTTTTCAAGATCGAGCTCTCCGAGCAGCGCAGAATGATGGGTATCATGGAGCACCACTCTAGAGAAAGTGGACAAGTATCTCAAATGGCATCTTCATCCCATACTTCCAACCCTTTTCCGTACAGTATTACCGCTGGGGTCGAGAAAGGTGCAAAGAATAG GTATCGACATATCTGGCCTTTTGAACACGCCCGCGTCAGACTCCATCAAAAGAAGGAGACCGATGACGATTATATAAATGCGTCATACATACAACCTCTCGGAACCACCAAGCGATATATCGCCACTCAAGGTCCCCTGCCAGCTACATTCACTGACTTTTGGAC ACTTTGCTGGGAGCAAAATGTTCACGTTATTGTAATGTTGACCCGCGAGGTCGAAGGTGCCATGGTCAAGTGTGGAGCTTATTGGTCAGATACTGTCTTTGGCCCTCTTCGTCTCCGATTGGTCTCCACAGAAGGCCTCCCGTCGGTGGACGAACGGCCGACGACCGCCGGCTTCTTTTCACAGCACTCTTCGCTGTCCGTGCAGCCTCCCTCTCGCGTAACATCCCAGAGACGCTTTCCCCACTCTGCTGGCTCTCAAAGGCGCtaccgccaccaccactaccacaaTAAAAGTTCAGAGACGGTCAAGAGAATCTTTGAGCTGACGCACACAGGATATCCGGAAGCAAAACCCCGCCGTATTGTGcatcttcaatatttggaaTGGCCAGACATGAATGTACCTGAGGATCCAAGAGGCGTATTAGGATTGGTTAAGCAGGTCGAAGAAGCTGTCAGAGAAACGCAAATGGACGATCAGCCCAGCGAGCCCAAGAAACGGAGAAAAGGGTCTAATCAGGTGTCCCTGACTGACATTGACGAAAAGACGGGAGTAGCAATGCATACGCTGGGAGGTAACAATCCTGTATTATTGCATTGTAGCGCTGGAGTGGGAAGGACGGGCGGTTTTATTGCTGTGGACGCCATTTTAGACGCGATTAGGAGGGAGGTTCGTAATGCTCGCACGGGCGATGCTATGGACGTTGCACCCGATAGTCACAAGGCAACAACAATCAGTGAGAAGACGGCAACACTTGACTTGACTAATAGGCAAGGCAGCGGCGAACCGACCACAGAAGAAAGCAGAACGATTCACGTCCGAATGGCTACGCCCATGCAAGTTGATCACCCTGACCAGTTTGAAAACGAAGCTGCGGATGCTACTATGTCGAGTTCTGGCACGATGCAGTGGGCCGAGAATGTACGCGACGAAACAGGTATTGTTGGTTCTTCAAATGGACCAAGTCAAACGACCGAAGAATGCCGATTTCCCTCAAGCTCGAACTTGTCTTTTTCAACACCGGAATCTTCAAACCTAGCAGGGGCATCGGAGACGCCTCATAAACATGGTAGCTACTATTATAATCCGTCCTCTTCACTTGGGACTTCTGTGTCTGGGTCCTCATCATATTTCAAAGCACACCCTCAACACCAGTTCACTTCCGATTTACTTCAAGCCTCTTTCAACCACCAGAAACCTTCTGCCTCCGAGCAGCGCCATCGAACGATATCCGCTCCTCCCGTTCACTCGACCTCAGCAACTCTTGGGAGGTATCACAGAGATATTGTTCGGTCGCTGGTATCCTCCCCAAGTCCCCTGCACCTTAAAAAGGGGTCCAGTGATCTGCCCGACCTCTCGAACTCACGCGTGGAGACGGTTGTCAAACCATTTGCCCTTTCTCTCGATTTAATGAGCAGTCCATCTAAATCGCTATCATCTCTTCATCCCCCGATGTCAAGCGACGCTGAATCTCCACCTTCAAGATCTCAATCACCCTCCGCTGATGAGGCATCCTTTAAATTTAAATCGTCAAAGAAAGCATCTTCTCCTGTAAATGGTTCAACTTCTACTTGTAAAGTGACTCCTCCAGATGGACAACCGAAGACATTTGATTATAAAGAGCCCAGGCCGCTTCATGAAGATTATACCCCCCCGCCTTTGACAACATTTGACGATCCTATCTGGGAAGTCGTCCAGGATATGCGTGAACAACGAATGAGCCTATGTCAGAGTCTAAGGCAGTATGTCTTCGTACACGCGGCCATCATTGAAGGGTCCTTAATGGTCCTggatgaagagaaagaggccGCCGAGGGACTCATACCGCCGTCGAGAAAGACATCGAAACCTGCTACTCCTACAGCTACGTCTTCATCCGCAGATGTACCGCAAACGCCTAGATCGTCAACGTCTGCCTCCCGTTCTCCCAAGTCGTCGCCTTCGAGGCGACAGAATTCGCATCCATACTCGCATGAGCTGGCTTCGATagcatcgtcttcatctatTTCGATTGGGAAGAGAGGGGCAAGCCCGACGGAGCTACCAAAGGAGAACAAGGAGGGGGATCTGATGCTATCGAAGAGACCAAGTgtgaaaagaaagcaaaggagTGGGGACGATTTGAACGTGGTGGATGATGCTAGGTATCACCCTGTGCCGGTGCGAGTGACATCGAGTGTGCTGCACATGGGAGGTGTGAGTGCGCCCTCGGCGAGGGCTATGCCTCCATGA